The Luteitalea sp. genome contains the following window.
CTGGTCAACGTCACGCACGCCCGGAACGACCACACGTACAAGGCTGGCGTCGAGTGGCGAAACGACATCTTCCGATCGACCTCGATCCACGGCTCCCATGGTGCCTACGACTTCAGCGCGGAACAGACGGGCCTTCCATCCACTCAAGGGCACCGCACCAAAGGCCTCCTCGTCCATCATCGAGCTCAAGCTGGCGCACGCCTCGTCACCTGGATCCCTGGTGGCGCTGTCGGCGGAAGAATTCGCCCGCCGCGTCAATGCGGCGCTCGCAGGACGCGCTCGTATCAGGGTGTTTGGAGCCGGTCAGCTCGGGAGCGACGAGGTCCTGCTGATCAAGTTGCGATTGGGGACCGTCGACTTCGCGATTCCATCGACGGTGGTGTCATCGACAGTCGAGGCCTTTGGCTTCTTCGAGATGCCGTACCTCGTCAAAGATCGCGAGCACGTGCGGCGCATCGAGCGCGAGATCTTCTGGCCGCACCTCGAGCCGTTCGCCGAAGAGAAGGGCTACAAGATCCTGGCACTGTGGGAGCACGGATTCCGCCAGATCACCAACAACCGACGCCCCATTGTCACGCCGGAAGATTTGCGAGGCATCAAGCTCAGAACGCCCAAGGGATATTGGCGGGTCGGGTTGTTCCAGGCGTTCGGGGCAAGTCCAACGCCGATGTCGCTGACGGAGGTCTTCGTGGCGCTGCAGACGGGCGTGCTCGACGGGCAAGAGAATCCGCTCCAGCAGATTCACGCCTCCCGATTCCAGGAAGTGCAGCGGTTTCTCTCGCTCACCAATCACGTTTACAGTCCGGTCTACGTCACGGTCGGTGCCGAGAAGTGGGCGAGCCATCCGGCTGGCGTTCGCGAGACCATCGAGCGGATTGCGCGAGAGACGCAGGCGTATTCCGACCGAACGGCGGCGAGGATGGACCGGGAGGTATTGGCCGAGCTCGGGCGTGTGGGGATGCAGATCAACAAGGTGGATCGCGACCGGTTCCTCACAGCCAGCCGTAGCTTCTACGAGCAGTTCGCCGAGGCGGTTCCCAGTGGCAGGGAGTGGATCGAGAGAGCACGCACTCTCGAGAACGACCGATGACGAGATTTCGACACGCGTTCGAGCGGCTGCTCGAGACGATTGTGCTGGTGCTGATGGTGCTCCTGGCGCTCGTGGTGGTCAGCGGTGTGCTCTTTCGCAAGGTCGGGGCGCCGCTGGTCTGGTACGACGAGGTCGCGTCGATTCTGCTCGCCTGGCTGACCTACTACGGTGCCTGCCTAGCCGCGCTGCGGCGCGCTCACATCGGATATCCGGCCCTTGTCGAATCGGTCTCTTCCGGGCTGCGATGGCCGCTGATCGCCATACGAGAGGTGGTGGTGATTGGCTTCGTCACGCTCGCGGCTTGGACCGGATGGCAAGTCGTTGCGGTGCTCGATGGCTTCTATCTGACGAGCCTCCCCTGGATGTCGAGACAAATCACTCAATCAGTGATCCCTGTCAGCGGGGTCCTGTTCATTGTGGCAGAGCTGCTCAGCGTGGCAGAGCTCGTCAGCGTGGCAGAGGTGAAGCAGGGGCCAGCGCCTGCGGCTGTGGGCGAGGAGGTGTCATGACGCTCCTCTTGCTGCTGATCGCGCTGCTGTTGCTCATCGTGATCGGCGTGCCAATCGCTATTGCGCTTGCCACCGTGTCGGTGGTCGCGATGGTGCTGACCTCTGGGGTCGAGGAGTTACCCAACGTTGGGCTGATTCTCTTCGACTCTGCCACGGGATTCGCGCTCATTACGATTCCGTTGTTCATTCTCGCCGGCGCCATCATGAACGCCAGCGGCATCTCACGCCGGCTCATCGCCCTGGCCTCCGCGCTGGTCGGGTTCATGAGGGGCGGCTTGGCGATGGTGACGATTGGGGCATCGATTGGCCTGGCGGAGGTATCCGGCTCCGCTGTGGCAGGCGTTGCGGCGCTCGGCTCCATCGTCATTCCCGGCATGAAACGGAAGGGCTATCCTGCCCCCTTCGCCGCGGCAGTCACGTCTTCTGCGTCCACGCTCGCCGTTGTGATCCCGCCGTCGATTCCCATGATCCTGTACGCCGTGATGGCCGGCAGCTCGGTGGTCGAGCTGTTCGTCGCCGGCATCGCGCCCGGTCTGATTGGTGGGGCTCTCATGATGGCCGTCGCATACGCGATCGCCGTCCGGCGCAACTTCCCAGTGGAGGAAGCGTTTCGACTCGAGCGCCTGAGGCAGGCGTTGCGGGAGGCCGGCTGGGCGCTCTTGCTGCCGGTGATTGTGCTCGGCGGCATCTTCAGCGGCTTTGCGACGCCCACGGAGGGCGCCGGTCTCGCTGTGTTGGCGGCGATTCTCATTGGTACCCTCATCTATCGAGAGCTCAACCTCGCGGAGTTGCGCGTTGCCGCCGTGGAAGGCGGCATACAAACTGCTGTGATCATGCTCCTGGTCGCGGCGTCCGCCTTGTTGGGTGACCATCTCACGTCGATTCAAGCGCCGCAGCGGGTCGCCGCAGCGATTGTCGGTCTGACCGACGAGCCGGTGGCGGTGCTCGCGCTGCTGAACGTCTTCTTCCTGGTGATCGGCACTTTTCTGCATGCCGCCGCGGCGATTGTCTTGGTCGTGCCGATTGTTATGCCTCTCGTGACAGCGGTCGGCATCGATCCGATCCACTTTGGGGTCATCGTCACCCTCAACCTCGGCATTGGGCAGCAGACACCGCCGGTCGCCAGCGTTCTGATGACCGCCTGCGCGATCGCGAAGACCGATCTCTGGGAGGTGACAAAGGCCAACATCTTCTTCATCGGGGCCTTGATCTGTACCTTGCTGTTGGTTACATATGTGCCCGCGATTCCACTAGCATTGGTGAATCTCTTCTACCCCGACTGAAGGTCGGCTACACTCTACTGTCCACGAACCGAGAATGTCGTCGAACGCTCTCTGCACTGGCAAACGGAGATGCCGCCCATGAATAGACATCGCATCCACCGTGCAATGTTGCTCGCTTGCGCAACCATCCTGATCGTCATACCTGCTTCGGTTGTCTTCACTGCAGACCACCCAGTTCGGGAATCTGGAGTTCGCGTGTGGGAAGAGGACGTGGTGATTCCCACCTATCTCGCCGGGGATCCTGAGCCCAACCCCATGTTCTTCTTCGGCCGGCAGTCGCAGGGAGCGGAGGGCAGGGTCTACCCCTATCCGCTCTACGATGCGTTGACTCACAAGAAGACGGACAAGACCTACAAGATGGTCTACCTCGAGAACGAATACGTTCGCATTGGTGTGCTGCCGGAGATCGGCGGCCGGATCTTCGAGGGCTTCGACAAGACGAACAACTACCATTTCTTCTATCGCCAGAACGTCATCAAGCCGGCGCTCATCGGCTTGATTGGCGCATGGATGTCCGGCGGCATCGAGTGGAACATTCCGCACCATCATCGCGCGACGACCTTCATTCCGGTTCAGCACCGTATCGAGGAGAATGACGACGGAAGTAAGACGGTGTGGGTGGGAGAGCTGGAGATTCGACACCGCATGCGCTGGGCGGTTGGCTACACCTTGCATCCAGGTAAGGCCTACCTGGAGGCCAAGCTGCGTATTGTCAATCGCACGCCAGTCGTGCACACGATGCTCGCTTTTGCCAACGTCGCGGTGCACGTGGACGAGAGCTATCAGGTCATCTTCCCTCCGAGCACGCAGTTCGGCACGCATCACCATAAGCGGGAGTTCACGCGGTGGCCGATCTCTGATTCCAGCTATGGCTCCGGCGACTTCACTGACGGTGTGGACATCAGTTGGTACAAGAACCACAGCGCGGCGAACTCGGTGTTTGCGTGGAACTACGAGGACGACTTCGTGGCTGGCTACGACCACGGCAAACAGGCGGGGACGATGGCCATCGTCGATCATCACATCGCGCCGGGCAAGAAGTTCTGGACGTGGGGCAACGGCCCGCGCGGCCGCATGTGGGACCGCATCCTCACCGATGAGGATGGCCCTTACATGGAGATCATGGTCGGTGCGTACTCCGACAATCAGCCTGACTACAGCTGGCTCCAGCCGTACGAGGCCAAGTCGTTCTCGATGTATTGGTACCCGTTTCGGGACATCGGCGGTGCCAAGCAGGCGAATCTTGACGCCGCCGTGAATCTCGACGTCGAGGGCGAGGCCGCGGAGGTCGGTTTCTATGCCACCGCAGCGTACCCTGAAGCGACGGTCCGACTCGAGGCGGGTGATCGTCTGCTGCTCGATCAAAGCGTTGCCATCGATCCAGCCAGGCCCTTCGTGCAGAAGGTCCAACTCCCGAATGGCGTGAAGGAGCACGACCTGCGAGCATCACTGACAGTGGCCGGCAAGGAGTTGGTCTCCTATCAACCGGTTCGTCTCGAGCCCAAGGAGATGCCGGAGCCGGTCGAGACGGATCCGCCGGCCCCGGAGGAGATCGAAACGATCGATGAGCTCTATCTCACGGGCGTCTGGATCGAGCAGTTCCACAATGCCTCGCTCGAGCCGGACCCGTACTGGGAAGAGGCGCTGCGGCGCGATTCGGGTGACACACGAGCCAACACAGCGCTCGGCATCAACCGTTTCAAGAAGGCCCGGTACGCAGAGGCGGAGCAGCACTTCCGCAAGGCGCTCGAGCGGCTCGCCGCGCGCTACGCCACGCCAAAGGATGCGGGAGCCACCTACTACCTTGGTCTCACGCTGAAGGCGC
Protein-coding sequences here:
- a CDS encoding DctP family TRAP transporter solute-binding subunit, with amino-acid sequence MVPTTSARNRRAFHPLKGTAPKASSSIIELKLAHASSPGSLVALSAEEFARRVNAALAGRARIRVFGAGQLGSDEVLLIKLRLGTVDFAIPSTVVSSTVEAFGFFEMPYLVKDREHVRRIEREIFWPHLEPFAEEKGYKILALWEHGFRQITNNRRPIVTPEDLRGIKLRTPKGYWRVGLFQAFGASPTPMSLTEVFVALQTGVLDGQENPLQQIHASRFQEVQRFLSLTNHVYSPVYVTVGAEKWASHPAGVRETIERIARETQAYSDRTAARMDREVLAELGRVGMQINKVDRDRFLTASRSFYEQFAEAVPSGREWIERARTLENDR
- a CDS encoding TRAP transporter small permease subunit, with the protein product MTRFRHAFERLLETIVLVLMVLLALVVVSGVLFRKVGAPLVWYDEVASILLAWLTYYGACLAALRRAHIGYPALVESVSSGLRWPLIAIREVVVIGFVTLAAWTGWQVVAVLDGFYLTSLPWMSRQITQSVIPVSGVLFIVAELLSVAELVSVAEVKQGPAPAAVGEEVS
- a CDS encoding DUF5107 domain-containing protein is translated as MPPMNRHRIHRAMLLACATILIVIPASVVFTADHPVRESGVRVWEEDVVIPTYLAGDPEPNPMFFFGRQSQGAEGRVYPYPLYDALTHKKTDKTYKMVYLENEYVRIGVLPEIGGRIFEGFDKTNNYHFFYRQNVIKPALIGLIGAWMSGGIEWNIPHHHRATTFIPVQHRIEENDDGSKTVWVGELEIRHRMRWAVGYTLHPGKAYLEAKLRIVNRTPVVHTMLAFANVAVHVDESYQVIFPPSTQFGTHHHKREFTRWPISDSSYGSGDFTDGVDISWYKNHSAANSVFAWNYEDDFVAGYDHGKQAGTMAIVDHHIAPGKKFWTWGNGPRGRMWDRILTDEDGPYMEIMVGAYSDNQPDYSWLQPYEAKSFSMYWYPFRDIGGAKQANLDAAVNLDVEGEAAEVGFYATAAYPEATVRLEAGDRLLLDQSVAIDPARPFVQKVQLPNGVKEHDLRASLTVAGKELVSYQPVRLEPKEMPEPVETDPPAPEEIETIDELYLTGVWIEQFHNASLEPDPYWEEALRRDSGDTRANTALGINRFKKARYAEAEQHFRKALERLAARYATPKDAGATYYLGLTLKAQGKHDEAFDYLYKSTWNMAWRAPGYYAIAEIAATQGDHAAALRYAERSLEANALNLRAWNLKTALLRHLDRREEALVALDEALQAVDPLDVRSMAERWLLTHEADHAERLAKTFKEHPATAQETAAEYLNAGLWQDGVDVLAHALTAAPDDSRVSPMIYYYLAYFSERLGKGDKAEGYYELAQQVPREYVFPFQWEAEIVLRAAIDANPGDAGAPYYLGNLLYDWQPEEAVAMWEQSAKVDPTFPVVHRNLAIAYAHRNEASSTEKAIASLEKAVSLPGRKYAMHFTELDQLYEATGKPPEERLEILEKNQQVVAERDDALARAISLKVIVGKLDEAIQLLSSNQFSVWEGGTLNVTDPWTDAHLLRGHRHLAAEQYEEAVADYQTALRFPDTLTSERLGFGGRDAEVAYWTGIAKERMGDQEGARQSWKLASSAAESTQRRRRGGALVGADQRYYQALALRQLGEEEQAEASLKELLDLANRSLAEASEAEDDSDGFVRGTSGRRRDATAHYVAGLAHLGLNRQEEAAKVLKEALELSPDLLGAKTVLATISN
- a CDS encoding TRAP transporter large permease subunit gives rise to the protein MTLLLLLIALLLLIVIGVPIAIALATVSVVAMVLTSGVEELPNVGLILFDSATGFALITIPLFILAGAIMNASGISRRLIALASALVGFMRGGLAMVTIGASIGLAEVSGSAVAGVAALGSIVIPGMKRKGYPAPFAAAVTSSASTLAVVIPPSIPMILYAVMAGSSVVELFVAGIAPGLIGGALMMAVAYAIAVRRNFPVEEAFRLERLRQALREAGWALLLPVIVLGGIFSGFATPTEGAGLAVLAAILIGTLIYRELNLAELRVAAVEGGIQTAVIMLLVAASALLGDHLTSIQAPQRVAAAIVGLTDEPVAVLALLNVFFLVIGTFLHAAAAIVLVVPIVMPLVTAVGIDPIHFGVIVTLNLGIGQQTPPVASVLMTACAIAKTDLWEVTKANIFFIGALICTLLLVTYVPAIPLALVNLFYPD